From a single Trachemys scripta elegans isolate TJP31775 chromosome 17, CAS_Tse_1.0, whole genome shotgun sequence genomic region:
- the LOC117889401 gene encoding torsin-1A-like: MKLLNMAGFFALVPTLVSALEPITTSLAFCGAAVMWQLFSPASWLKCRFLECCNMKDTLDIPALQMALEQKVFGQHLATQVVLKALNTYSRDKQPRKPLVMSFHGWTGTGKSFVSKIIAQNLYQRHEARRRFVHQYDAVLHFPHAEHIKQYKEQLQNWIRGNVSVCPRSLFIFSEMDQMPHGLIDSIMPYLSDREAINGVYYGKAIFLFLNNAGGDKITEVALDHWRRQKGREEIPLTDLQSMLSAEIFNNRNSGFWNSKLIQKNLVDYFIPFLPLEYKHVKECIQEELRYQGHQEDEDLVIKIALAMSDYPSEDRIYSSKGCKTVASKVNLDT, translated from the exons ATGAAGCTTCTGAACATGGCTGGATTCTTCGCTCTGGTGCCCACTTTGGTGTCAGCTCTGGAGCCCATCACCACCTCACTTGCTTTCTGCGGGGCCGCGGTCATGTGGCAGctcttctcccctgcctcctggcTCAAGTGCCGCTTCCTGGAGTGCTGCAATATGAAGGACACCCTGGACATCCCAG CCCTGCAGATGGCCTTGGAACAGAAAGTCTTTGGGCAGCACCTCGCCACCCAGGTGGTTCTGAAAGCACTGAACACGTACTCCAGAGACAAACAGCCCAGGAAGCCCCTGGTGATGTCCTTCCATGGCTGGACTGGCACTGGCAAGTCCTTTGTCAGCAAGATCATTGCACAGAACCTGTACCAGCGTCACGAAGCAAGGAGGAGATTCGTCCATCAGTATGACGCAGTCTTGCATTTCCCACATGCTGAACATATAAAGCAGTATAAG gagcagctgcagaattgGATTCGAGGGAATGTCAGCGTCTGTCCGAGGTCGcttttcattttctctgaaaTGGACCAGATGCCGCATGGTCTGATTGACTCCATCATGCCGTACCTCAGTGATCGCGAGGCTATCAATGGCGTCTACTACGGCAAGGCCATCTTCCTCTTCCTGAA TAACGCAGGAGGGGATAAAATAACAGAGGTGGCGCTCGATCATTGGAGGAggcagaagggaagagaagaaattccCCTGACGGACCTGCAGTCTATGCTATCTGCCGAGATTTTCAATAACAGGAACA gtggTTTTTGGAATAGCAAGCTGATCCAGAAGAACCTGGTAGATTATTTCATCCCTTTCTTGCCCCTGGAATATAAACATGTGAAAGAGTGCATCCAAGAGGAGCTGCGCTACCAAGGCCACCAAGAAGATGAAGACCTCGTCATAAAGATTGCCTTAGCAATGTCCGACTATCCCAGTGAAGATAGAATCTACTCTAGCAAAGGTTGCAAAACAGTGGCCTCAAAGGTGAACCTGGATACCTAG